The Notolabrus celidotus isolate fNotCel1 chromosome 19, fNotCel1.pri, whole genome shotgun sequence DNA window TTACCTGTTATAAATAAACACTGCACATCTCAGTTAATCAAAGTGTAACGTTTCCtggttttaaaggggacatatcacgcttttttcatcaacatatattggtctaagaggtccccaaaacatgtctttaaagtttaagctcaaaaaaacactttgaaatcagattctggtctgcctgaaaaaccctcttcttcattcctcatcagaacactctgttttccctctgaccacgccccctcaggaagtggatgtgcctcggctctccagcacgttgatctaatgtttacatgttggctgaatataaacggctgctcagagatcacgttacttcaaccctctgaatctgatccagaatctgatcctgacggagaggcgcctgcagcaggacctttctgaaccattggtcatagatttagtgtttcttgttgttttatttatcagtatgtcgacgtgtgtcttggtacacagctacgaacatgtagctatgtggctatgctaactagcgctagcacttatccatgacaaataaaaatcatccactagatcttcaaatctgcagacgtggggagtaaaaccgacctctaccagaaaggcagcgggaccttttatgaaggattggtcacagatttagtgtttcttgttgttttatttgtcagtatgtcgacgtgtgtcttggtacacagctacagctatgaacatatagctatgtggctatgctaattagcgctagcacttatccatgacaaataaaaatcatccactagatcttcaaatctgcagacgtggggagtcaaaccgacctttgtgtttattaagacagcctacaactagcatgcctccctcctaagctccttgttagcacacatttgtgcaggtaatgaaaaacggaggaggggttgagttgtattttatacagtctatgggctgaacaagctccgagctctgacttcctgttacagaccggatattgttgttacgtaacaaaaacacggaagtctgaaacggctggtttcacacacatttacagaaaggtggagaaatcagaacaggggcagaatggattcttttcattctcgggggggtttgtagacggggacacatatttcaggtagagaaccattaaaaagtcaattttgcatgatatgtcacctttaagaaggtAAAGAGAGAAATCCAGCTCACCTCAGGCCACTTCTCTTGAATGACGTCGATAATGTCATCTGTAAAATCTCCCTGAATGATTATTTCATCCTCCGCTGTCACCGAGGCACCACAAGAGAACTTCTGAGCAAAGAACCGCTGAGCCTCTTTGAGTTCAATGTCTGCGGGAGAGTCGACAGAGAGTTCACGTTAGAAAGAaagcatgaagaagaagaagaggagacgtGAAGGTAAACGACGAGCAGGCGGCTCTCACCAAATGTTGCCATGCCGCACACCCGTGTGACGTATTTCTTCTTGGCTCGGGGGATCTTTGCTATCGTAATTTTCTGAGGAAcagtcttctttttctgttttatctgaCCTCTgccaccttcaaaataaaaaggttacACATTTCAGTCTTTTAAAACAGCACTTCATTAAATCCAACATTATCTCTGATATCATGATGATAAACTCTTCCTGTCACCAcacctctcttctgtttcttcttctcctcctcctcgcctaCAGGGGGAGCTTCTCCAGTGCCGGTTTCCTGCTT harbors:
- the denr gene encoding density-regulated protein, with protein sequence MATTEMESGSSESRPEHRSGNSDSKYPLKVLYCGVCSLPSEYCEYMPEPAKCRQWLEKNFPDVFARMTIGPASNAPKQETGTGEAPPVGEEEEKKKQKRGGRGQIKQKKKTVPQKITIAKIPRAKKKYVTRVCGMATFDIELKEAQRFFAQKFSCGASVTAEDEIIIQGDFTDDIIDVIQEKWPEVDDESIDDLGEVKK